In a genomic window of Nodosilinea sp. E11:
- the htpG gene encoding molecular chaperone HtpG has protein sequence MTTILEQGNISIHTENIFPIIKKALYSEHEIFLRELVSNAVDAIKKLSMVARSGEYSGDIGSPEIEIKFDKDKKTLSISDTGIGMTADEVKQYINQVAFSSAEEFITKYKDSAAADPIIGHFGLGFYSSFMVASTVEIDTLSYKEGAEAVHWSCDGSTQFELSASERSTVGTTITLTLMEGEEEYLEPARIRQLIKTYCDFMPVPIKIDGEVANKHEAPWKQSPSSLTDEDYLEFYRYLYPFQEDPLLWIHLNTDYPFVVNGILYFPKLKPDIDITKSSIKLYCNQVFVTDNCEEVVPRFLLPLRGVIDSTDIPLNVSRSFLQGDRTVRRIADYIAKKVGDSLKALYRDDPAKYIASWQDLGNFVKFGSLNDDKFKEQVKDILIFRTTAKLGEAEEAPKVEVQTDEGDAWAEVSEAAKPATDAKGNFYTTLSEYLERNKDKHENRVFYATDEVSQATYIELFKSQGLEVLSMDSFIDTHFIPTLEREYSDVKFVRVDSDLDDTLLDKDQQSEIVDPATNKTRDDQIKEMFEQAINRPRVNVKPQALKGEGAPPAMVLLPEEARRMQETMAMIQQQEMQFPDDHVLMVNTAHPLIQNLLGLSQSTIIGADGGSSPAGDMATMICNQVYDTALMAQKGFDANGMKAYVERSNTLLTKLTER, from the coding sequence ATGACGACGATTCTGGAACAGGGCAATATCTCGATCCATACCGAGAATATTTTTCCGATTATCAAAAAAGCGCTCTACTCTGAGCATGAAATTTTCTTGCGGGAGCTGGTCTCCAACGCCGTTGACGCTATTAAAAAGCTCTCCATGGTGGCCCGCTCCGGCGAATACTCCGGCGATATCGGCAGCCCCGAAATCGAAATCAAATTTGACAAAGACAAGAAAACCCTCAGCATTTCCGACACCGGCATCGGCATGACCGCCGACGAGGTGAAGCAGTACATCAACCAGGTGGCCTTCTCCAGCGCCGAAGAGTTTATCACCAAGTACAAAGACAGCGCCGCCGCCGACCCAATTATCGGCCACTTTGGCCTGGGCTTTTACTCCTCGTTTATGGTGGCTTCCACCGTCGAGATCGACACCCTCTCCTACAAAGAGGGGGCCGAAGCGGTGCACTGGAGCTGCGACGGCTCGACCCAGTTTGAACTCAGCGCCTCGGAGCGTAGCACCGTGGGCACCACCATCACCCTGACCCTGATGGAGGGCGAAGAAGAATACCTGGAACCGGCTCGGATTCGGCAGTTGATTAAAACCTACTGCGACTTTATGCCGGTGCCGATCAAAATCGACGGCGAAGTGGCCAACAAGCACGAAGCCCCCTGGAAGCAGTCGCCCAGCAGCCTCACCGACGAAGACTACCTGGAGTTCTACCGCTACCTGTACCCCTTCCAGGAAGACCCACTGCTGTGGATTCACCTCAACACCGACTACCCCTTTGTGGTCAACGGCATTCTCTACTTTCCTAAGCTCAAGCCCGATATCGACATCACTAAGAGCAGCATTAAGCTCTACTGCAACCAGGTGTTCGTCACCGACAACTGCGAAGAAGTCGTGCCCCGCTTTCTGCTGCCCCTGCGCGGCGTGATTGACAGCACCGACATTCCGCTCAACGTCAGCCGGAGCTTCTTGCAGGGCGATCGCACCGTGCGCCGCATCGCCGACTACATCGCCAAAAAAGTCGGCGATAGCCTCAAAGCCCTCTACCGCGACGACCCCGCCAAGTACATCGCCAGTTGGCAAGATCTGGGCAACTTCGTCAAGTTTGGTTCCCTCAATGATGACAAGTTCAAGGAGCAGGTCAAAGACATCTTGATCTTCCGCACCACCGCTAAGCTGGGCGAGGCGGAGGAAGCCCCCAAAGTAGAAGTGCAAACCGACGAGGGTGACGCCTGGGCCGAAGTTTCTGAGGCCGCCAAGCCCGCTACCGACGCCAAGGGCAACTTCTACACCACCTTGAGCGAATACCTGGAGCGCAACAAAGACAAGCACGAAAACCGCGTCTTCTACGCCACCGACGAAGTCTCCCAGGCTACCTATATCGAGCTGTTTAAGAGCCAGGGTCTCGAAGTGCTGTCGATGGATTCGTTCATTGACACTCATTTCATTCCGACCCTGGAGCGGGAATATTCCGACGTTAAGTTTGTTCGGGTGGATTCTGACCTCGATGACACGCTGCTCGACAAAGACCAGCAGAGCGAAATCGTTGACCCCGCCACCAACAAAACCCGCGACGACCAGATCAAGGAGATGTTTGAGCAGGCGATCAACCGCCCCCGCGTCAATGTCAAACCCCAGGCGCTGAAGGGCGAAGGTGCGCCCCCGGCCATGGTGCTGCTGCCCGAAGAAGCTCGCCGTATGCAGGAAACCATGGCGATGATTCAGCAGCAGGAGATGCAGTTCCCCGATGACCACGTGCTGATGGTGAACACGGCTCACCCGCTGATTCAAAACCTACTGGGCCTGAGCCAGAGCACGATCATTGGGGCCGACGGCGGCAGCTCTCCGGCGGGCGATATGGCGACGATGATCTGCAACCAGGTCTATGACACGGCGCTGATGGCTCAAAAGGGCTTTGATGCCAATGGCATGAAGGCCTACGTGGAGCGATCGAACACGCTGCTGACTAAGCTCACCGAGCGGTAG
- a CDS encoding sigma-70 family RNA polymerase sigma factor, producing the protein MSSTAHIPNFPECDHRLMQSLHPLSDRELVQLFQRHGDAGRYFTAIFCRYSPMVYSLIRHSARSPVQAEYLFALTWRHILHELGGVECPAAVAGEEPGTFTLQNWLINITALCINQAVVPEVEAIHYSLAQATPPFWCYVEQALDRLPAVERLVAVMALTFRWSENRIAAYLQAEGETLSAADVRHKLALAFQHLESALPEDIREIYLGGGSLRPEPLSDDLDGLLNVPDLEEPSLTTARLVGATGDLNGEWAN; encoded by the coding sequence ATGTCTAGCACAGCGCATATCCCCAACTTTCCTGAGTGTGACCACCGACTGATGCAGTCGCTCCACCCTTTGAGCGATCGCGAGCTGGTGCAGCTCTTTCAGCGTCACGGTGATGCAGGGCGATACTTTACCGCCATTTTCTGCCGCTACAGCCCCATGGTCTATAGCCTGATTCGCCACTCGGCGCGATCGCCCGTGCAGGCCGAATACCTGTTTGCCCTCACCTGGCGACACATTCTTCACGAACTGGGCGGCGTTGAGTGCCCGGCGGCGGTAGCGGGCGAAGAACCCGGCACGTTTACGCTACAAAATTGGCTCATCAATATCACTGCCCTGTGTATTAACCAAGCGGTGGTGCCCGAGGTGGAAGCCATCCACTACTCTTTGGCCCAGGCGACACCTCCCTTCTGGTGCTACGTCGAGCAGGCCCTCGATCGCTTGCCCGCCGTTGAGCGTTTAGTAGCGGTCATGGCACTCACCTTCCGCTGGAGCGAAAACCGGATTGCCGCCTACCTCCAAGCCGAAGGTGAAACCCTGTCAGCAGCCGATGTGCGCCACAAGCTAGCTCTAGCCTTCCAACATCTAGAATCAGCCTTGCCCGAAGATATTCGCGAAATTTACCTAGGGGGCGGCTCGTTGCGACCTGAACCGCTGTCCGATGATTTAGATGGTCTGCTCAACGTGCCCGACTTGGAGGAGCCTAGCTTGACGACCGCTCGCCTAGTGGGTGCCACGGGCGATCTGAACGGCGAATGGGCCAACTAA
- a CDS encoding basic amino acid ABC transporter substrate-binding protein — protein sequence MVHGHLPIKAGLLGLSLLLATACSAPPVSLRPIAARSYVGDPKVLVVSTEPAFPPFVYLTEAGDLVGFDVDLITEVARRLGLEVYFAYIPFDGLMATLEAETADASVDAMTITARRDESIDFSRPYFKSGLAIAVHRDAVGIQTLADLAGKKIAVKLGTTGAELAASVPNTQLVTFDSAEKALLDLAKGNVDAVIKDKPTTLGMLTLAKIQHVRLLDQLLTEEYYGIALPPGSPNRPLIDATLEDMLADGTIAELHRKWFGYDPEPVPLKAIDPIPVP from the coding sequence ATGGTTCATGGGCATTTGCCAATCAAGGCTGGTTTGCTGGGGTTGAGCTTACTGCTAGCCACGGCCTGTAGCGCACCGCCCGTCTCGCTGAGACCGATCGCCGCCCGCAGCTATGTGGGCGACCCCAAGGTTCTGGTAGTGTCCACAGAACCAGCCTTTCCACCCTTTGTGTATCTCACGGAGGCCGGAGACTTGGTCGGCTTTGATGTGGATTTAATTACCGAAGTAGCACGGCGGCTGGGCCTAGAGGTTTATTTTGCCTACATTCCGTTTGATGGACTGATGGCCACCCTAGAGGCTGAAACCGCCGATGCCTCAGTCGATGCTATGACTATCACCGCCCGGCGCGATGAATCGATCGATTTTTCGCGTCCCTATTTTAAATCTGGTCTGGCGATCGCCGTACACCGCGATGCCGTAGGCATTCAAACCCTCGCCGATTTAGCGGGCAAAAAAATTGCCGTCAAACTGGGCACCACCGGAGCCGAACTGGCGGCTTCGGTGCCCAATACCCAGCTTGTCACCTTTGATTCGGCAGAAAAAGCCCTGCTAGACCTAGCCAAGGGCAATGTGGATGCGGTGATTAAAGACAAGCCCACCACCCTGGGCATGCTGACCTTGGCCAAGATTCAACATGTGCGCTTGCTCGATCAGCTGCTCACGGAAGAATACTACGGCATTGCCCTGCCCCCCGGCTCGCCCAACCGGCCCCTAATCGACGCCACCTTAGAGGACATGCTGGCCGACGGCACGATCGCCGAGCTACACCGCAAGTGGTTTGGCTACGACCCCGAGCCTGTGCCGCTAAAGGCTATTGACCCAATTCCTGTCCCGTAG
- a CDS encoding tetratricopeptide repeat protein, translating to MAMTRMGNWGLATLALLLLAGAIAPVQAINLEEQLDIRPNNATRGESRNVADGWMQLGNQQLSTGDLTQAVDSWAEAAEIYRLLGDTQAAGRAYGSMGAAFATLGRYPEAERALVLRIGTASDDNDLLGQVYGLNNLGSIYVIQGRLLEGQAHFEQALQLARTTGDSRAIGLSLSNLGQVATQRGDLDVAVRLLEAAANYRILASDYLGEAHSSNSLGDVYVALGRESNAIGAYRVGLRAGVEAGDGPLQIRALDGLLGIYLDRGDLARVREYLDQRAALTLGSTPADRQTALTYRWLGDYYRQTGDIDLANRAFSQGLAIARKLQQKTLEAEFVNRLLAIR from the coding sequence ATGGCAATGACGCGTATGGGTAATTGGGGTTTAGCAACGCTGGCCTTACTGTTGTTGGCGGGGGCGATCGCCCCGGTTCAAGCCATTAACTTAGAAGAACAACTCGATATTCGCCCCAACAACGCCACCCGAGGAGAGTCACGGAATGTGGCCGATGGGTGGATGCAGTTGGGAAATCAGCAGCTGAGCACCGGTGACCTCACCCAAGCCGTAGACTCCTGGGCCGAGGCCGCCGAGATCTACCGCCTACTGGGCGATACCCAAGCGGCGGGGCGGGCCTACGGCTCGATGGGAGCCGCCTTTGCCACCCTAGGGCGCTACCCCGAAGCCGAACGAGCCCTAGTGCTGCGAATTGGTACCGCTAGCGATGACAATGACCTGCTGGGCCAAGTCTACGGTCTCAACAACCTCGGCAGTATCTATGTCATTCAGGGGCGTTTACTGGAGGGCCAGGCCCACTTTGAGCAAGCCCTGCAACTCGCTCGCACCACCGGCGACTCCCGCGCCATTGGTCTGTCGCTCAGCAACCTGGGTCAAGTGGCAACTCAGCGAGGCGACCTAGACGTGGCGGTGCGCCTGCTAGAGGCTGCCGCTAATTACCGAATTTTGGCCAGTGACTACCTCGGCGAAGCCCATTCCTCTAACAGTTTGGGAGATGTGTATGTGGCGTTGGGCCGAGAGTCTAACGCTATTGGGGCCTATCGCGTGGGGCTGAGAGCCGGGGTCGAGGCGGGCGATGGCCCATTGCAAATTCGCGCCCTAGATGGCCTGCTGGGCATCTACCTAGACCGCGGTGATTTAGCCCGGGTGCGAGAATACCTCGACCAGCGTGCCGCCCTCACCCTAGGGAGCACCCCAGCCGACCGGCAAACAGCGCTGACCTACCGCTGGCTAGGCGACTACTACCGACAAACTGGCGATATCGACCTAGCCAATCGGGCCTTTAGCCAAGGGTTGGCGATCGCCCGCAAGCTTCAGCAAAAAACTCTGGAAGCCGAATTTGTGAACCGGCTGCTGGCCATTCGATAG
- a CDS encoding universal stress protein translates to MTLFASDNVLVPIDFSEEANRALDQALTFFGDTTKIHVIHVLSPLEPTQPGMVWQTIDERSRIDHIQTLFHEKFAGDAYQHIKFSVLMGNPSSEIIDYAGSHAINLIVISSHGRTGLSRFLLGSVAERVVRFAPCPVLVLRR, encoded by the coding sequence ATGACTTTATTTGCCAGCGATAACGTTCTAGTACCGATTGATTTCTCTGAGGAGGCTAACCGAGCGTTAGACCAAGCCCTGACATTTTTTGGCGACACCACTAAAATACACGTCATTCATGTTTTGTCGCCCTTAGAGCCCACCCAACCGGGTATGGTCTGGCAAACGATCGATGAGCGATCGCGCATCGACCATATTCAAACCCTGTTTCACGAAAAATTTGCCGGTGACGCTTATCAGCACATCAAATTTTCGGTGCTGATGGGCAATCCTAGCTCTGAAATTATTGACTATGCCGGTAGCCATGCCATCAATTTGATTGTGATTTCGTCCCACGGGCGCACGGGCCTGTCGAGATTTTTGCTGGGTTCTGTGGCAGAACGGGTAGTTCGATTTGCGCCCTGCCCGGTTTTAGTGCTGCGTCGCTAG
- a CDS encoding glyoxalase-like domain protein, translating into MLFDQSLIYPAPIALLGLPLDSIMSTQGIMVMLLVAYAGAMWMFLKSAPKVYTVMVSDLEVARRFYEGMLTLPAAEVPLHYYYNYEQTLGTAGLDPMYLGGATSFANQGTMASPEGLWYQLRKNTQLHVVGGASLGDRNQQRHVCFDHSCLEYILMRVQLEGVQHKIRREKPLNFLVKDYDNQVIELAEIDD; encoded by the coding sequence ATGTTATTTGACCAATCGCTGATCTACCCTGCCCCAATAGCCCTATTAGGGCTACCCCTCGACAGCATTATGTCAACCCAGGGGATTATGGTGATGCTGCTGGTGGCCTACGCCGGGGCAATGTGGATGTTTCTCAAAAGCGCGCCTAAGGTCTACACCGTCATGGTGTCTGATCTGGAGGTGGCCCGTCGCTTCTACGAGGGCATGCTGACGCTGCCGGCGGCGGAGGTGCCGCTGCACTATTATTACAACTACGAGCAAACCCTCGGCACCGCTGGGCTGGATCCAATGTATTTGGGTGGGGCTACCAGTTTTGCGAACCAGGGCACCATGGCTAGCCCCGAGGGATTGTGGTATCAGTTGCGTAAAAATACTCAGCTGCATGTGGTCGGTGGGGCCAGTTTAGGCGATCGCAACCAGCAGCGCCATGTCTGCTTTGACCACAGCTGCCTGGAGTACATTCTCATGCGGGTGCAGTTGGAGGGCGTACAACACAAAATTCGCCGCGAAAAGCCGCTCAATTTTTTGGTCAAAGACTACGACAACCAGGTGATTGAACTAGCCGAAATTGACGATTAG
- a CDS encoding IS630 family transposase (programmed frameshift) yields MKAYSLDFREKIIDAHFMEGVSVRKVAKRFGVATSFVETLLKRLRETGDILPKPHGGGPQPKLNGEQLQLVRALVEADNDATLEELCDQLAAETSITISRSTMGRMVQKLELTRKKKPLHATEAESPRVRQARVDYWQSIREVAPEDLVFMDEAGVNLAMVRLYARAPKGQRAIGDRPATRGQNVSLVNALSLRGPIAPLTILGAMDGLTFEAYIIRRVAPNLWPGAVLVVDNSRAHKATEEVNAALEAVGARLMFLPPYSPDFSPIEPFWSKVKNSLSSIAARTYQALNEAIEFAYAQVTLEDIRNWFTNDCYCTSSE; encoded by the exons ATGAAAGCCTACTCACTTGATTTTCGAGAAAAGATAATTGATGCTCACTTTATGGAGGGGGTCTCGGTTCGTAAGGTGGCTAAGCGGTTTGGGGTGGCGACGAGTTTTGTCGAAACGCTTTTGAAGCGTCTTCGGGAAACGGGCGATATCCTACCTAAGCCCCATGGGGGTGGCCCTCAACCTAAACTCAACGGGGAACAACTCCAGCTGGTGAGAGCCTTAGTTGAGGCGGATAATGATGCGACCTTGGAAGAACTCTGCGACCAACTCGCTGCCGAAACGTCGATAACGATTAGTCGCTCGACCATGGGTCGGATGGTGCAAAAGCTTGAGCTCACCCGTAAAAAAAAGC CGCTGCACGCCACCGAGGCGGAGAGTCCACGGGTGCGACAAGCCCGGGTTGACTATTGGCAGTCCATTCGAGAGGTAGCCCCGGAAGACTTGGTGTTTATGGATGAGGCGGGGGTTAACTTAGCCATGGTTCGATTGTACGCCCGTGCTCCAAAAGGCCAACGTGCAATCGGGGACCGTCCGGCCACACGAGGGCAGAACGTGTCGCTGGTCAATGCGCTGAGTTTGCGCGGTCCGATTGCTCCGTTGACAATTCTCGGTGCGATGGATGGTTTGACCTTTGAAGCCTACATCATCCGTCGAGTTGCGCCCAATCTGTGGCCTGGGGCAGTGCTTGTCGTTGATAATAGTCGTGCGCATAAAGCCACGGAAGAGGTCAATGCTGCGCTTGAAGCGGTGGGTGCACGACTGATGTTTTTGCCACCCTATTCACCAGACTTTTCACCTATTGAACCGTTCTGGTCGAAGGTCAAGAATAGCTTGAGTTCAATTGCTGCACGGACTTATCAAGCCTTAAACGAAGCGATTGAGTTTGCCTACGCTCAAGTTACCTTGGAAGACATTCGTAACTGGTTCACAAATGACTGCTACTGTACCTCATCCGAATGA
- a CDS encoding FecR family protein, which produces MFFRTHGFSAVLLAVLSGIAIATPADAGVPLTRANVRASTNQVNLVNVAGALRPALVADCFCPGDTLSTRAQSRAEILFNDGSLLRVGEQANLRFWPNARQLLLNQGTAALFVPPGQGRTTVQTPNATVGLNSSGVVVRYVPSRQLTLVMALANSETGPVSITTAATGQEFTLYAGQMAFVNPSNLQVVEFDLLEFYQTSDLMAGLQLANPNYRPAVNEPLAALRDDLLQALNQQPAFGGEEAILDPSLISDLAPETNFQGNDGSPAGLSTPPEELRRYNDAPPGVVTPLPTTLVEPAQSPIQSIPAEPAAMPVQFAP; this is translated from the coding sequence ATGTTTTTTCGTACCCATGGCTTCTCGGCGGTGCTACTGGCGGTGCTCAGCGGAATCGCGATCGCGACTCCGGCAGATGCAGGGGTGCCTCTAACCCGGGCTAATGTCAGAGCCAGCACCAACCAGGTCAATCTGGTGAATGTCGCGGGGGCATTGCGCCCGGCCCTAGTAGCCGACTGTTTCTGTCCTGGCGACACCTTGAGCACTCGGGCTCAATCGAGAGCTGAGATACTGTTTAATGACGGTTCCCTGCTCCGGGTGGGTGAGCAGGCCAACCTACGGTTTTGGCCCAATGCTCGCCAGTTGTTGCTCAACCAGGGCACAGCTGCTCTGTTTGTGCCCCCTGGCCAGGGCCGTACCACGGTGCAAACGCCTAATGCCACCGTGGGGCTAAACAGCTCTGGGGTGGTGGTGCGCTATGTGCCCTCCCGACAGTTGACTCTGGTAATGGCTTTGGCTAACTCAGAGACTGGCCCGGTGTCTATAACAACCGCTGCCACCGGTCAGGAGTTTACTCTTTACGCGGGGCAGATGGCCTTTGTCAACCCTAGCAACCTGCAAGTGGTTGAATTTGACCTGCTGGAGTTTTACCAGACTAGCGATTTGATGGCGGGCCTACAGCTGGCCAACCCCAACTACCGTCCCGCCGTCAACGAGCCCCTGGCGGCCCTGCGCGATGACCTATTGCAGGCGCTGAATCAGCAACCGGCCTTTGGTGGGGAGGAGGCTATTCTCGATCCCAGTCTCATTAGTGACCTGGCACCAGAGACCAACTTCCAAGGCAACGACGGTTCTCCCGCAGGGTTGAGTACTCCGCCGGAAGAACTCCGACGCTACAACGATGCCCCCCCTGGCGTGGTTACCCCCCTACCGACTACCCTGGTTGAGCCGGCTCAGTCACCGATACAATCGATACCGGCTGAGCCCGCTGCGATGCCGGTCCAGTTTGCCCCATAG
- the surE gene encoding 5'/3'-nucleotidase SurE yields the protein MTLVLTNDDGIDAPGIRALSEALAEHSPWVVAPDRHLSGCSHQMNRGGPIAITPQGDRAFAIGGTPADCTRVALGHLCPEATWVLSGINAGGNLGADIHLSGTVAAVREAAMLRIPGIALSHYIQNRRPIDWAWASRLATQVIARLMGEPLPPGCFWNVNLPHLQPGDRDPELVFCATCTQPLPTDFKVDQGQFYYTGDYSRRRHDPDSDVAVCFGGNIAVTKICLW from the coding sequence ATGACTCTGGTGCTGACCAATGACGATGGCATTGACGCCCCTGGTATTCGAGCACTAAGTGAGGCATTGGCCGAGCATTCACCCTGGGTGGTGGCCCCCGATCGCCACCTGTCAGGCTGTAGTCACCAGATGAATCGGGGTGGACCGATTGCCATTACCCCTCAGGGCGATCGCGCCTTTGCGATCGGCGGCACCCCTGCCGACTGCACCCGCGTTGCCCTCGGCCACCTGTGCCCCGAGGCCACCTGGGTGCTCTCGGGCATCAACGCTGGTGGCAATTTGGGAGCCGATATTCACCTGTCGGGCACCGTGGCTGCCGTACGGGAGGCGGCAATGCTGCGCATACCGGGCATTGCGCTGTCTCACTACATTCAAAATCGCCGCCCAATCGACTGGGCCTGGGCCAGCCGTCTGGCTACCCAGGTGATCGCTAGGCTAATGGGCGAACCCCTACCCCCTGGTTGCTTTTGGAATGTGAACCTGCCCCATTTACAGCCCGGCGATCGCGACCCGGAGCTGGTGTTTTGCGCTACCTGCACCCAGCCGTTGCCCACAGATTTTAAGGTTGACCAAGGCCAGTTTTACTACACAGGCGACTACAGCCGCCGCCGCCACGACCCCGATTCTGATGTAGCGGTCTGCTTTGGGGGCAACATTGCCGTCACTAAAATTTGTCTGTGGTAG
- a CDS encoding alanine/glycine:cation symporter family protein: MILELGLLALFALAPPAWAQEGGTGVDAIFEPIVNVMALLLFFPIGGENGFPFIVLWLFVAAVFFTFRMGFINLRGFKHAIDVVQGKYDDPHDAGEVSHFQALATAVSGTVGLGNIAGVAIAIQLGGPGAMVWLTLAGFLGMVTKFVECSLAVKYRRIDPDGTVLGGPMYYLTRGLTPKGMQPLGQGLAVLFCILCLGGSLGGANMFQSNQAYAAISSLVPGLPAWLFGLILASLAGFVIIGGIRRIGAVAEKLVPAMAIIYALACLFVIGVNIGQVPAAIGTIFSQAFAPTAAVGGIVGVMVQGIRRSSFSNEAGVGSAPIAHAAARTDEHIREGIVALLEPFIDTIVICNMTAIAIVLTGVYQDTGTELSGVAMTASAFESVIGWFPIVLSVAVCLFAFSTIISWSYYGIQAWAYLFGERTTIVFKIIYVVCTFLGTLTSLGLIIDFSDLMLLGMAFPNLIGCYILSNEVAKDLKDYWQRLSSGEMQAYAQVPVSVSDEP; this comes from the coding sequence ATGATCTTGGAGCTGGGGTTGCTGGCCCTCTTTGCCCTGGCTCCCCCGGCCTGGGCTCAGGAAGGGGGCACCGGGGTAGACGCCATTTTTGAGCCCATCGTCAACGTGATGGCGCTGCTGCTGTTTTTTCCCATTGGGGGCGAGAACGGCTTCCCGTTTATTGTGCTGTGGCTGTTTGTGGCAGCGGTGTTTTTTACCTTTCGCATGGGGTTCATCAACCTGCGGGGCTTTAAGCACGCCATCGATGTCGTGCAAGGCAAGTACGACGACCCCCACGACGCTGGGGAGGTGTCGCACTTTCAGGCGCTGGCTACGGCGGTGTCGGGTACCGTGGGGCTGGGCAATATTGCCGGGGTGGCGATCGCCATTCAGCTGGGCGGCCCTGGGGCGATGGTGTGGCTTACCCTGGCGGGCTTCCTCGGCATGGTGACCAAGTTTGTCGAGTGCTCTTTGGCGGTGAAGTATCGCCGCATCGACCCCGACGGCACGGTGCTGGGCGGCCCCATGTACTACTTGACGCGGGGGCTGACCCCCAAGGGCATGCAGCCTCTGGGCCAGGGTTTGGCGGTGCTGTTCTGCATTCTCTGTCTGGGCGGCAGCCTCGGCGGGGCGAATATGTTCCAGTCAAATCAGGCCTACGCGGCCATCTCTAGCCTGGTGCCGGGGCTGCCCGCCTGGCTGTTTGGCCTGATTCTCGCGTCGCTGGCGGGGTTTGTAATCATCGGCGGCATTCGCCGCATTGGGGCGGTGGCCGAGAAACTGGTGCCCGCTATGGCAATCATCTACGCCCTGGCCTGTCTGTTTGTGATCGGGGTGAATATTGGCCAGGTGCCCGCCGCCATTGGCACCATCTTTAGCCAGGCCTTTGCCCCCACCGCCGCAGTGGGGGGCATTGTCGGGGTGATGGTGCAGGGCATTCGCCGCAGCTCGTTCTCTAATGAAGCGGGGGTGGGGTCGGCCCCGATCGCCCACGCCGCCGCCCGCACCGATGAGCACATCCGCGAGGGCATTGTCGCGCTGCTAGAGCCCTTCATCGACACCATTGTGATCTGCAATATGACAGCGATCGCGATCGTGCTCACTGGCGTCTACCAAGATACCGGGACCGAACTCAGCGGCGTCGCCATGACCGCCAGCGCCTTCGAGTCGGTGATTGGCTGGTTCCCCATCGTGCTCAGCGTTGCGGTGTGCCTGTTCGCCTTCTCTACGATCATCTCCTGGAGCTACTACGGCATTCAGGCCTGGGCCTATCTGTTTGGCGAGCGCACCACCATCGTGTTCAAAATCATCTACGTGGTCTGCACCTTTTTGGGCACCCTCACCAGCCTGGGGCTAATCATCGACTTCAGCGACCTGATGCTGCTGGGCATGGCCTTCCCCAACCTGATCGGCTGCTACATTCTCTCCAACGAAGTGGCCAAAGACCTCAAAGACTACTGGCAGCGGCTGAGCAGTGGCGAAATGCAGGCCTATGCCCAGGTGCCGGTGAGTGTTTCTGACGAACCCTAA